The proteins below are encoded in one region of Streptomyces sp. NBC_00490:
- a CDS encoding GNAT family N-acetyltransferase, giving the protein METLRDILDAAARGVFPPPNGRTTVVPQASARDAGVLAFTAHSVVFTDEDPRWVYDTLAALECDPLAATMNPAFLAAFMARTGRTAETIDAMFVGSPLPGEPPLALAEITDAGHPRIAYARGRRDDVRAWTTDGGVLVAGRGIGGRLEVSLEVDEDVRHRGLGRLLLTAARQLVEEPLWAQVAPGNARSTRAFQAAGYRPVGAEALLLSARPRSAGCSDSRS; this is encoded by the coding sequence GTGGAGACTCTTCGGGACATTCTCGACGCGGCCGCCCGCGGTGTCTTCCCGCCGCCCAACGGCCGTACGACCGTCGTGCCGCAGGCCTCCGCCCGGGACGCGGGCGTACTCGCCTTCACCGCGCACTCCGTCGTCTTCACGGACGAGGACCCGCGGTGGGTGTACGACACGCTGGCGGCCCTGGAGTGCGATCCGCTGGCCGCGACGATGAACCCGGCTTTCCTGGCGGCCTTCATGGCGCGGACGGGGCGTACGGCCGAGACCATCGACGCGATGTTCGTCGGCTCGCCCCTGCCCGGCGAGCCTCCGCTCGCGCTGGCGGAGATCACGGACGCCGGTCATCCGCGTATCGCGTACGCCCGCGGGCGCCGTGACGACGTACGGGCCTGGACGACCGACGGCGGGGTCCTGGTGGCGGGGCGCGGGATCGGTGGCCGGCTGGAGGTCTCGCTGGAGGTGGACGAGGACGTACGCCACCGGGGGCTGGGCCGTCTGCTCCTGACCGCCGCCCGGCAGCTCGTCGAGGAGCCGCTGTGGGCCCAGGTGGCCCCCGGGAACGCCCGCAGCACACGGGCGTTCCAGGCGGCGGGCTACCGTCCCGTCGGCGCGGAGGCGCTGCTGCTCAGTGCCAGGCCTCGAAGTGCGGGTTGCTCTGACAGCCGCTCATGA
- a CDS encoding MerR family transcriptional regulator gives MIDDGTGLFTIGELARATGLTVRTIRYWSDEGVLTPVTRSDGGYRLYNAESAARLELIRTLRELGLGLVDVRKVLAGERTVAEVAAAHVVALDARIRSLKVTRAVLSTVARRGSTAEEMTLMNKLARLSAEERRRIIEDFMAEIFEGLDTADPDIRTRLRFAGSANLPDEPSPEQVDAWVELAELIQDPEFRALMRRAVEFNAADRGPDVPAGTSLWFMSRLVQLAGEARGRGIAPEAPEADALLAGLLGDADRAEVLKRLEAGTNLRLARYRELSAVVNGLEPQPSYEEEFAWVVAALRARSAG, from the coding sequence ATGATCGACGACGGCACCGGGCTTTTCACCATCGGCGAGCTGGCGCGGGCCACCGGCCTGACCGTCCGGACCATCCGTTACTGGTCCGACGAGGGCGTGCTCACGCCGGTGACCCGCTCGGACGGCGGCTACCGCCTCTACAACGCGGAGTCCGCCGCCCGCCTCGAACTGATCCGCACACTGCGCGAGCTGGGCCTCGGCCTGGTGGACGTGCGCAAGGTGCTGGCCGGGGAGCGGACGGTGGCGGAGGTCGCGGCGGCACATGTGGTGGCGCTGGACGCGCGGATCCGCTCGCTGAAGGTGACCCGGGCGGTGCTGTCGACCGTTGCGCGACGCGGGTCGACCGCGGAGGAGATGACTCTGATGAACAAGCTGGCACGGCTGTCCGCCGAGGAGCGGCGCAGGATCATCGAGGACTTCATGGCGGAGATCTTCGAGGGGCTCGACACGGCGGATCCCGACATCCGCACCCGGCTGCGGTTCGCCGGCTCCGCCAACCTGCCGGACGAACCCAGCCCCGAGCAGGTGGACGCGTGGGTGGAGCTGGCCGAACTCATCCAGGACCCGGAGTTCCGGGCGCTGATGCGCAGGGCGGTCGAGTTCAACGCGGCGGACCGGGGGCCCGATGTCCCCGCCGGGACGTCCCTGTGGTTCATGAGCCGGCTCGTCCAGCTGGCAGGGGAGGCGCGGGGGCGCGGGATCGCGCCCGAGGCGCCGGAGGCGGACGCGCTGCTGGCCGGTCTCCTCGGCGACGCCGACCGGGCCGAGGTGCTCAAGCGTCTCGAGGCGGGAACGAACCTGCGGCTCGCCCGGTACCGCGAGCTGTCGGCCGTCGTGAACGGGCTCGAACCCCAGCCGTCGTACGAGGAGGAGTTCGCGTGGGTGGTCGCCGCTCTGCGTGCTCGGAGCGCCGGATAA
- a CDS encoding EF-hand domain-containing protein, with the protein MADIDEARKHFERIDTDGDGFITAAEFKTALAQAGDWNVTESVAEVIIKTRDLNGDKVLSFDEFWAYLSK; encoded by the coding sequence GTGGCGGACATCGACGAGGCACGCAAGCATTTCGAACGGATCGACACGGACGGTGACGGCTTCATCACCGCAGCCGAGTTCAAGACCGCCCTCGCCCAGGCGGGCGACTGGAACGTCACCGAATCGGTCGCCGAGGTGATCATCAAGACACGCGACCTGAACGGCGACAAGGTGCTGTCGTTCGACGAGTTCTGGGCATACCTGAGCAAGTGA
- a CDS encoding ABC transporter ATP-binding protein translates to MREVLRAEGVDVVREGTPILQEVSLTVRAGEHWALLGANGAGKSTLLSLLGARVHPSRGSVEVLGSRLGRVDLRELRTCVGHVDPRHPLAEPLRVRDVVLTGLTNSVAPLPRWRPTPEQGERAERLIATLGLTELHDARWPTLSQGQRGRTLIARALMPEPRLLLLDEPATGLDLPGREQLIAALDELRREHPTLATVLVTHHLEELPSGTTHALLLREGRVLAQGPAAHVLTSDQVGKCFDLPLSLDRHQGRWTVRRA, encoded by the coding sequence GTGAGGGAGGTACTGCGCGCCGAGGGGGTGGATGTCGTACGGGAGGGGACGCCGATCCTTCAGGAGGTGTCTCTCACCGTCCGGGCCGGCGAGCACTGGGCGCTGCTCGGCGCCAACGGGGCGGGAAAATCCACCCTGCTGAGCCTGCTGGGTGCCCGGGTCCATCCGAGCCGGGGATCGGTGGAGGTCCTCGGCAGCCGGCTGGGCCGGGTGGATCTGCGGGAGTTGCGGACGTGCGTCGGTCATGTCGATCCGCGTCATCCGCTCGCCGAGCCGCTGCGGGTGCGGGACGTGGTCCTGACCGGGCTCACCAACTCCGTGGCTCCGCTCCCCCGTTGGCGCCCGACACCGGAGCAGGGGGAACGCGCCGAACGGCTGATCGCCACGCTCGGTCTCACGGAGCTCCACGATGCCCGCTGGCCCACGCTCTCCCAGGGCCAGCGCGGCCGGACCCTGATCGCCCGCGCGCTCATGCCGGAGCCGCGACTGCTGCTCCTCGACGAACCCGCGACCGGCCTGGACCTGCCGGGCCGGGAGCAGCTGATCGCGGCGCTGGACGAGCTGCGCCGGGAGCATCCCACGCTCGCCACCGTCCTGGTCACCCACCACCTGGAGGAACTCCCCTCCGGCACCACCCACGCCCTGCTCCTGCGCGAGGGCCGCGTCCTCGCGCAGGGTCCGGCGGCCCACGTCCTCACCAGCGACCAGGTCGGCAAGTGTTTCGACCTGCCGCTGTCCCTGGACCGGCACCAGGGCCGCTGGACCGTGCGCCGGGCATGA
- a CDS encoding 2-isopropylmalate synthase, producing MTLTWNPQRPSAMPFHRYRPYDQRVDVPVTDRGWTSARIERAPLWVPVDLRDGNQALAEPMDTPRKRRFFDLLVSLGFKEIEVGYPSASRTDFDFVRHLVTDGAVPDDVTPVVFTPARRELIDRTFDSIEGLPRAVVHLYIATSPVWRDVVLGRDRDEVWRTVKDAAEHMVRRAAPGVRFQFSPETFNLTEPDFVLELCDRLTGLWDASPDRPVTHNLPATVEIATPNVYADQIEYFHRHLSRRDSVILSVHPHNDRGTGVACAELSVLAGAQRVEGCLFGNGERTGNVDLVTLALNLYAQGVDPMIDFSDIDAVKETVEHCNRLPVHPRHPYAGDLVHTAFSGTHQDAISKGFARRAGHPDAPWDVPYLPIDPADIGRSYEAVIRVNSQSGKGGMAYLLKTHHGIDLPARMRPEFSRVVQEATDDSGREMTPKELYGLFRSTYVVTDGEVALEAWSVHRDESGAHRFVCTLRTGDRTGDYEGTGAGPVTAFVDALAGAGFTVHVRDFAEDGTAAYAECETDGVPAWGAGEGRGASVQAVLSAVNRAPR from the coding sequence ATGACCCTCACCTGGAATCCGCAACGGCCCAGCGCCATGCCGTTCCACCGCTACCGCCCCTACGACCAGCGCGTCGACGTCCCCGTCACCGACCGCGGCTGGACCTCCGCCCGTATCGAGCGCGCCCCGCTCTGGGTCCCCGTCGACCTGCGCGACGGCAACCAGGCGCTGGCCGAGCCGATGGACACGCCGCGCAAGCGCCGCTTCTTCGACCTGCTGGTCTCCCTGGGCTTCAAGGAGATCGAGGTCGGCTATCCGTCCGCGAGCCGTACCGACTTCGACTTCGTACGGCATCTGGTGACCGACGGCGCCGTACCGGACGACGTCACCCCCGTCGTCTTCACCCCGGCCCGGCGCGAGCTGATCGACCGGACCTTCGACTCGATCGAAGGGCTGCCCCGTGCCGTCGTCCACCTGTACATCGCGACCTCGCCGGTGTGGCGGGACGTCGTCCTGGGCCGGGACCGGGACGAGGTGTGGCGGACGGTGAAGGACGCGGCCGAGCACATGGTCCGGCGGGCGGCGCCCGGAGTCCGCTTCCAGTTCTCGCCCGAGACCTTCAACCTCACCGAGCCCGACTTCGTCCTGGAGCTGTGCGACCGGCTGACCGGGCTGTGGGACGCGAGCCCGGACCGTCCGGTCACGCACAACCTCCCGGCGACGGTGGAGATCGCGACCCCGAACGTCTACGCGGACCAGATCGAGTACTTCCACCGCCATCTGTCCCGCCGCGACTCGGTCATCCTCTCCGTGCACCCGCACAACGACCGCGGCACCGGCGTCGCCTGCGCCGAACTCTCCGTGCTGGCCGGGGCGCAGCGGGTCGAGGGCTGTCTGTTCGGCAACGGGGAGCGGACGGGCAACGTCGACCTGGTCACCCTGGCACTGAACCTGTACGCCCAGGGGGTGGACCCGATGATCGACTTCAGCGACATCGACGCGGTGAAGGAGACGGTCGAGCACTGCAACCGGCTGCCGGTGCATCCCCGCCATCCCTACGCCGGGGACCTCGTCCACACCGCCTTCTCGGGTACGCACCAGGACGCCATCAGCAAGGGCTTCGCCCGCCGGGCCGGGCACCCGGACGCGCCCTGGGACGTCCCTTACCTGCCGATCGACCCGGCCGACATCGGCCGTTCCTACGAGGCGGTGATCCGCGTGAACTCCCAGTCGGGCAAGGGCGGAATGGCGTACCTGCTCAAGACCCACCACGGCATCGACCTGCCGGCCCGTATGCGGCCCGAGTTCTCGCGGGTCGTCCAGGAGGCCACGGACGACAGCGGGCGGGAGATGACGCCGAAGGAGCTGTACGGCCTGTTCCGTTCCACGTATGTCGTGACGGACGGGGAGGTCGCCCTGGAGGCCTGGTCGGTCCACCGGGACGAGTCCGGCGCGCACCGTTTCGTCTGCACCCTGCGCACGGGGGACCGTACGGGCGACTACGAGGGCACCGGCGCCGGTCCGGTGACCGCGTTCGTCGACGCGCTGGCCGGCGCCGGATTCACCGTCCACGTCCGGGACTTCGCCGAGGACGGCACGGCGGCCTACGCCGAGTGCGAGACCGACGGCGTCCCGGCCTGGGGCGCCGGCGAGGGCCGGGGGGCCTCCGTCCAGGCAGTGCTGTCGGCGGTGAACCGGGCGCCGCGGTGA
- a CDS encoding FadR/GntR family transcriptional regulator, translating to MPLGPLRPSPLVEQAAERLREQIAAGHWAVGSKLPGETTLARELGVGRSTVREALRALAGAGLVQPRQGAGVFVLATEPTRDWPTRLRRAAVTDVYEVRMAVEVHAARLAARRRTPEDVAAMEAALEGRRVASGADDAAFVDADIAFHAAVVAAAHNPVLDDLFAEFTPVLRQGLIDLLSLTGLRTRDPNTADEAHEAMVRAIADGDAETAAEVVREELEDPFAGQDAVRTPSSGTAPAPPRTPS from the coding sequence ATGCCACTGGGTCCCCTCCGCCCGAGCCCCTTGGTGGAACAAGCCGCCGAGCGTCTGCGTGAGCAGATCGCCGCCGGTCACTGGGCGGTCGGCAGCAAACTGCCCGGCGAGACCACGCTCGCCAGGGAACTCGGCGTCGGCCGCTCGACGGTCCGCGAGGCGCTCCGCGCGCTGGCCGGCGCGGGTCTGGTGCAGCCCCGCCAGGGCGCCGGCGTCTTCGTCCTCGCGACCGAGCCGACGCGGGACTGGCCCACCCGGCTGCGGCGCGCTGCCGTCACCGACGTCTACGAGGTCCGCATGGCGGTCGAGGTCCACGCGGCCCGTCTCGCCGCGCGGCGGCGCACGCCCGAGGACGTGGCGGCGATGGAGGCGGCGCTGGAGGGGCGCCGGGTGGCTTCGGGCGCGGATGACGCGGCGTTCGTCGACGCGGACATCGCCTTCCACGCGGCCGTGGTGGCGGCCGCGCACAACCCCGTGCTCGACGACCTGTTCGCGGAGTTCACACCGGTCCTGCGACAGGGCCTCATCGACCTCCTGTCCCTGACCGGTCTGCGCACACGCGACCCCAACACGGCGGACGAGGCGCACGAGGCGATGGTCCGGGCCATCGCGGACGGGGACGCGGAGACGGCGGCCGAGGTGGTGCGCGAGGAGTTGGAGGACCCCTTCGCGGGCCAGGACGCGGTCAGGACGCCGTCCTCCGGTACTGCCCCGGCGCCACCCCGTACTCCCTCTTGA
- a CDS encoding AraC family transcriptional regulator: MDVLSDAIAAMRAGRPHSGRRDKYAPWGMRIEDSEGAGFHVVLRGSAWLIPTVGEPVALGPGDVVFLAHGRGYALASGLDVEPEVVRPNPDGSIPEPPSPTRQSTTPPDTVMLCGAYWLDRSRTHPLLSELPEVVHLPAEVGTHRSLRAAVELLGAELVEPQPGSDTIVSSLLDTLLLYILRAWWQGEAHAGGHPTGWAAALADPAVAAALRAIHSAPDRPWTVEELGAHGGLSRAAFSRRFTALVGRPPLTYLTWWRMTTAGRLLREDDLPLRLVAQRTGYTSEFAFAKAFKREYGVAPGQYRRTAS; the protein is encoded by the coding sequence ATGGACGTACTCAGCGACGCGATCGCCGCGATGCGCGCCGGCCGGCCGCACTCGGGGCGCCGGGACAAGTACGCGCCCTGGGGGATGCGGATCGAGGACTCGGAGGGCGCCGGGTTCCATGTGGTGCTGCGGGGGTCGGCCTGGCTGATCCCCACGGTGGGCGAGCCGGTGGCGCTCGGACCGGGGGACGTGGTGTTCCTGGCGCACGGGCGGGGGTACGCGCTGGCGAGCGGCCTGGACGTGGAGCCGGAGGTCGTACGGCCGAACCCCGACGGGAGCATCCCCGAACCCCCCTCCCCCACCAGGCAATCCACGACGCCTCCCGACACCGTCATGCTCTGCGGCGCCTACTGGCTGGACCGCAGCCGGACGCACCCCCTGCTGTCCGAGCTGCCGGAGGTGGTGCATCTGCCCGCCGAGGTCGGCACCCACCGGTCCCTGCGGGCGGCGGTGGAGCTGCTGGGCGCGGAACTGGTCGAGCCGCAGCCGGGGTCGGACACCATCGTCTCCTCGCTCCTGGACACCCTGCTGCTCTACATCCTGCGCGCCTGGTGGCAGGGCGAGGCGCACGCCGGCGGACATCCCACCGGCTGGGCCGCCGCGCTCGCCGACCCCGCGGTGGCAGCGGCGCTGCGGGCCATCCACTCCGCCCCGGACCGCCCCTGGACGGTGGAGGAACTCGGCGCCCACGGCGGCCTGTCCCGCGCGGCCTTCTCCCGACGGTTCACCGCCCTCGTGGGGCGCCCGCCGCTGACGTATCTGACGTGGTGGCGCATGACGACCGCCGGCCGGCTGCTCCGCGAGGACGACCTGCCCCTGCGCCTGGTCGCCCAACGCACCGGCTATACCTCCGAGTTCGCCTTCGCCAAGGCCTTCAAGAGGGAGTACGGGGTGGCGCCGGGGCAGTACCGGAGGACGGCGTCCTGA
- a CDS encoding zinc-dependent alcohol dehydrogenase family protein, whose protein sequence is MSTTARTVLFHEIGGPDVLEIEEVAVPAPGPGQVAVRVEALGLNRAEALFRSGGYYYQPALPASRLGYEASGVVEAIGEGVTELAVGDPVTTGPGIEMSAQGVYAERVVLPESAVLPRPASVDAVTGAASWLTYTTAYGGLLETAGLRPGDHVLITGASSGVGTAAIQVARRIGAIPLATTRSEAKRQGLLDAGAAEVIVSGGDAGTVAKEVRRLTGGRGAEVIFDAIGGPGFRPLAEALAEGGTVLVYGWLDRRPAEIPWNWPFTIHTYANMTLTATPGGRRRSTAFLNAGLADGGFRPVVAEVFDGLDRIRDAHRLMESNRHTGKIVVRI, encoded by the coding sequence ATGTCAACCACCGCACGTACCGTGCTCTTTCATGAAATCGGCGGACCTGACGTCCTCGAGATCGAGGAGGTGGCCGTCCCCGCGCCGGGTCCCGGTCAAGTCGCCGTGCGCGTCGAGGCGTTGGGCCTCAACCGTGCCGAGGCACTCTTCCGCTCGGGCGGCTACTACTACCAGCCGGCCCTCCCCGCCTCCCGCCTCGGCTACGAGGCCTCCGGCGTCGTCGAGGCGATCGGCGAGGGCGTCACCGAACTCGCCGTCGGCGACCCGGTGACGACCGGACCCGGCATCGAGATGAGCGCACAGGGTGTGTACGCGGAGCGGGTCGTGCTGCCCGAGAGCGCGGTCCTGCCCCGCCCCGCCTCCGTGGACGCCGTCACGGGGGCCGCGTCCTGGCTGACGTACACGACGGCGTACGGCGGCCTCCTGGAGACGGCCGGCCTGCGGCCCGGCGACCACGTCCTGATCACGGGCGCCTCCAGCGGGGTCGGCACCGCGGCGATCCAGGTCGCGCGGCGCATCGGCGCGATTCCGCTGGCGACGACCCGTTCGGAGGCGAAGCGGCAAGGGCTGCTGGACGCGGGGGCGGCGGAGGTGATCGTCTCCGGGGGCGACGCCGGGACGGTGGCCAAGGAGGTCAGGCGGCTCACCGGCGGCCGGGGCGCCGAGGTGATCTTCGACGCGATCGGCGGTCCCGGTTTCCGTCCGCTGGCCGAAGCGCTGGCGGAGGGCGGCACGGTCCTGGTCTACGGCTGGCTGGACCGCCGGCCCGCCGAGATCCCCTGGAACTGGCCGTTCACGATCCACACGTACGCCAACATGACCCTCACCGCGACACCGGGGGGCCGCCGCCGCTCCACGGCGTTCCTGAACGCGGGGCTGGCGGACGGGGGGTTCCGGCCGGTGGTCGCCGAGGTCTTCGACGGGCTGGACCGGATCCGGGACGCCCACCGGTTGATGGAGTCGAACCGGCACACGGGGAAGATCGTCGTACGGATCTGA
- a CDS encoding NADPH-dependent F420 reductase — protein MERAFMKIGIIGAGQIGGNLTRRLTALGHEVSVANSRGPHTLTELAKETGATPVPVEEAARGAEVVVVTIPLKAIPDLPSGLFAEAADGVAVIDTGNYYPRQRDGRIAAIEDEGLTESRWTEQHLGHPVIKAFNGTYAQDILDRHRPAGTPDRQALPVAGDDAAAKAKVRALIDELGFDTVDAGGLDDSWRQQPDTPVYGLREGVEAVTKALAEASPERPADFRG, from the coding sequence CTGGAGAGGGCTTTCATGAAGATCGGCATCATCGGCGCGGGACAGATCGGCGGCAACCTCACCCGCAGGCTCACCGCCCTCGGACACGAGGTGTCCGTCGCGAACTCCCGCGGCCCGCACACGCTCACCGAGCTGGCGAAGGAGACGGGTGCGACGCCCGTCCCGGTGGAGGAGGCGGCGCGCGGCGCGGAGGTGGTCGTCGTCACGATCCCGCTGAAGGCGATCCCCGACCTGCCCTCCGGCCTCTTCGCCGAGGCGGCGGACGGGGTCGCGGTCATCGACACCGGCAACTACTACCCCCGCCAGCGCGACGGCCGGATCGCCGCGATCGAGGACGAGGGCCTCACGGAGAGCCGCTGGACGGAACAGCACCTCGGCCATCCCGTCATCAAGGCCTTCAACGGCACCTACGCCCAGGACATCCTCGACCGCCACCGCCCGGCCGGCACCCCCGACCGCCAGGCACTCCCGGTCGCGGGCGACGACGCGGCGGCCAAGGCGAAGGTCCGCGCCCTGATCGACGAACTCGGCTTCGACACGGTCGACGCGGGCGGCCTCGACGACTCCTGGCGCCAGCAGCCGGACACACCGGTGTACGGACTGCGGGAGGGCGTCGAGGCGGTCACGAAGGCGCTGGCGGAGGCGAGCCCGGAGCGCCCGGCGGACTTCCGCGGCTAG
- a CDS encoding MOSC domain-containing protein → MGGTVAAVSSNGTYSFTKPNRDSVTLLAGLGVEGDVHAGETVKHRFRMKKDASQPNLRQVHLIHEELFEEVREAGFEVGAGELGENVTTRGIDLLGLPVGTRLHLGTQAVVEVTGLRNPCAQIDTFQKGLMKQVVGRDDDGTTRFKSGIMSVVLEGGVVRPGDAIKVELPDGPHMPLEIV, encoded by the coding sequence ATGGGTGGGACAGTCGCTGCGGTCAGCAGCAATGGGACGTACTCGTTCACCAAGCCGAACCGGGACAGCGTCACGCTGCTCGCCGGGCTCGGGGTGGAGGGGGATGTGCATGCCGGGGAGACGGTGAAGCACCGGTTCCGGATGAAGAAGGATGCCTCGCAGCCGAATCTGCGGCAGGTGCACCTCATTCACGAGGAGTTGTTCGAGGAGGTGCGGGAGGCCGGGTTCGAGGTGGGTGCCGGGGAGCTCGGGGAGAACGTCACCACCCGGGGGATCGATCTGCTCGGGCTGCCGGTCGGGACCCGGCTGCATCTCGGGACGCAGGCCGTCGTCGAGGTGACCGGGCTGCGGAATCCCTGTGCGCAGATCGACACCTTCCAGAAGGGGCTCATGAAGCAGGTCGTCGGGCGGGACGACGACGGCACGACGCGGTTCAAGTCCGGGATCATGAGCGTCGTTCTCGAAGGCGGCGTCGTGCGGCCCGGGGATGCCATCAAGGTCGAGCTTCCCGACGGGCCGCACATGCCGCTGGAGATCGTCTGA
- a CDS encoding glycoside hydrolase family 25 protein — translation MLRGIDVSSYQSSSYDTDGLSFVFIKATEGRTYTNPKLAAQTKTARDAGLVVGYYHFLWPGNLTAQAEHFLSKAPERAGEILAVDWETTGDGTHATNAEKDRFIRKLKELRPNNRVILYANRNYWLDIDKTSYAGDALWIADYVTAGKPRIKAKWLFHQYTDDPVDKNVADFASKAALRAWAENA, via the coding sequence ATGCTGCGCGGCATCGACGTCAGCTCGTACCAGTCCTCCTCCTACGACACGGACGGCCTCTCCTTCGTCTTCATCAAGGCGACGGAGGGCCGCACGTACACCAACCCCAAACTGGCGGCCCAGACGAAGACGGCCCGCGACGCCGGCCTGGTCGTCGGCTACTACCACTTCCTCTGGCCGGGCAACCTCACCGCCCAGGCGGAGCACTTCCTCAGCAAGGCTCCGGAGCGGGCCGGCGAGATCCTCGCGGTGGACTGGGAGACGACCGGGGACGGGACACACGCGACCAACGCGGAGAAGGACCGGTTCATCCGGAAGCTGAAGGAACTGCGGCCGAACAACCGGGTGATCCTCTACGCCAACCGCAACTACTGGTTGGACATCGACAAGACGTCCTATGCCGGTGACGCCCTCTGGATCGCCGACTACGTGACCGCGGGCAAGCCCCGTATCAAGGCGAAGTGGCTCTTCCACCAGTACACCGACGATCCGGTGGACAAGAACGTCGCGGACTTCGCGAGCAAGGCCGCCCTGCGGGCGTGGGCGGAGAACGCCTGA
- a CDS encoding L-serine ammonia-lyase, with amino-acid sequence MAISVFDLFSIGIGPSSSHTVGPMRAARMFARRLRNEGLLPDVASVRSELYGSLGATGHGHGTPKAVLLGLEGASPRTVDVEGADERVSAIKDTGVLKLLGEREIPFSFDDDLVLHRRKALPYHANGMTLWAYDAAGAELLSKTYYSVGGGFVVDEDAVGEDRIKLDDTVLKYSFRTGDELLRVTRETGLSISALMLENERAWRTEDEIRAGLLEIWRAMQACVSRGMSREGILPGGLRVKRRAAVTARQLRAEGDPLAHAMEWITLYAMAVNEENAAGGRVVTAPTNGAAGIIPAVLHYYINFVPGADEDGVVRFLLAAGAIGMLFKENASISGAEVGCQGEVGSACSMAAGALAEVLGGSPEQVENAAEIGMEHNLGLTCDPVGGLVQIPCIERNGMAAVKAVTAARMAMRGDGSHKVSLDKVIKTMKETGADMSVKYKETARGGLAVNIIEC; translated from the coding sequence GTGGCCATCTCGGTCTTCGACCTGTTCTCGATCGGCATCGGCCCGTCGAGCTCGCACACGGTCGGCCCGATGCGTGCGGCCCGTATGTTCGCCCGCCGTCTGCGCAACGAGGGCCTGCTGCCCGACGTCGCCTCGGTCCGCTCGGAGCTCTACGGCTCCCTGGGCGCGACCGGCCATGGCCACGGCACCCCCAAGGCGGTGCTGCTGGGACTCGAAGGAGCCTCTCCGCGCACGGTCGACGTGGAGGGGGCGGACGAGCGGGTGTCGGCGATCAAGGACACGGGGGTCCTGAAGCTCCTCGGTGAGCGCGAGATCCCGTTCTCCTTCGACGACGACCTCGTCCTGCACCGGCGCAAGGCACTGCCGTACCACGCGAACGGCATGACGCTGTGGGCGTACGACGCGGCGGGTGCGGAGCTGTTGTCCAAGACCTACTACTCGGTCGGCGGCGGTTTCGTCGTCGACGAGGACGCGGTGGGCGAGGACAGGATCAAGCTGGACGACACCGTCCTGAAGTACTCCTTCCGCACGGGCGACGAACTGCTGCGCGTGACCCGGGAGACAGGGCTGTCGATCTCCGCGCTGATGCTGGAGAACGAGCGCGCCTGGCGCACCGAGGACGAGATCCGCGCCGGTCTGCTGGAGATCTGGCGGGCGATGCAGGCCTGCGTCTCGCGGGGCATGTCGCGGGAGGGCATCCTGCCGGGCGGGCTGCGGGTCAAGCGCCGCGCCGCCGTCACCGCACGCCAACTGCGGGCGGAGGGCGATCCGTTGGCGCACGCGATGGAGTGGATCACGCTCTACGCGATGGCGGTGAACGAGGAGAACGCGGCGGGCGGACGGGTCGTCACGGCCCCGACGAACGGCGCCGCCGGCATCATCCCGGCCGTCCTGCACTACTACATCAACTTCGTGCCGGGCGCCGACGAGGACGGGGTCGTGCGGTTCCTGCTGGCCGCGGGTGCGATCGGCATGCTCTTCAAGGAGAACGCCTCCATCTCCGGCGCCGAGGTCGGCTGCCAGGGCGAGGTCGGCTCCGCCTGCTCGATGGCCGCGGGCGCGCTCGCGGAGGTCCTCGGCGGCTCCCCGGAGCAGGTCGAGAACGCCGCCGAGATCGGCATGGAACACAACCTCGGGCTGACCTGCGACCCCGTCGGCGGCCTCGTCCAGATCCCCTGCATCGAACGCAACGGCATGGCCGCGGTCAAGGCGGTGACCGCCGCGCGGATGGCGATGCGCGGGGACGGCTCGCACAAGGTGTCCCTGGACAAGGTCATCAAGACCATGAAGGAGACCGGGGCGGACATGTCGGTGAAGTACAAGGAGACCGCGCGGGGCGGGCTCGCGGTGAACATCATCGAGTGCTGA